A single Perognathus longimembris pacificus isolate PPM17 chromosome 17, ASM2315922v1, whole genome shotgun sequence DNA region contains:
- the Dnajc7 gene encoding dnaJ homolog subfamily C member 7 isoform X2 gives MCPKNASYYGNRAATLIMLGRFREALGDAQQSVRLDDSFVRGHLREGKCHLSLGNAMAACRSFQRALELDHKNAQAQQEFKNANAVMEYEKIAETDFEKRDFRKVVFCMDRALEFAPACHRFKILKAECLAMLGRYPEAQSVASDILRMDSTNADALYVRGLCLYYEDCIEKAVQFFVQALRMAPDHEKACIACRNAKALKAKKEDGNRAFKEGNYKLAYELYTEALGIDPNNIKTNAKLYCNRGTVNSKLRKLDDAIEDCTQAVKLDDSYIKAYLRRAQCYMDTEQYEEAVRDYEKVYQTEKTKEHKQLLKNAQLELKKSKRKDYYKILGVDKNASEDEIKKAYRKRALMHHPDRHSGASAEVQKEEEKKFKEVGEAFTILSDPKKKTRYDSGQDLDEEGMNMGDFDANNIFKAFFGGPGGFSFEASGPGNFFFQFG, from the exons ATGTGTCCTAAAAATGCTAGCTATTATGGTAATCGAGCAGCCACGTTGATAATGCTGGGAAGGTTTCGGGAGGCTCTTGGAGATGCCCAACAGTCAGTGAGACTGGATGACAGCTTTGTTCGG GGACATTTACGAGAAGGCAAGTGTCACTTGTCACTAGGGAATGCCATGGCAGCATGTCGCAGTTTCCAGAGAGCCCTAGAACTGGATCACAAAAATGCCCAGGCACAACAGGAG TTCAAGAATGCTAATGCAGTCATGGAATATGAGAAAATAGCAGAAACAGATTTTGAAAAGCGAGATTTTCGGAAG gTTGTTTTCTGCATGGACCGTGCCCTAGAATTTGCCCCTGCCTGCCATCGCTTCAAAATCCTCAAAGCAGAATGTTTAGCCATGCTGGGTCGATATCCAGAAGCACAGTCTGTGGCCAG TGACATTTTACGAATGGATTCCACCAATGCGGATGCTCTATATGTACGAGGTCTTTGCCTTTATTATGAAGATTGTATTGAGAAGGCAGTTCAGTTTTTTGTACAGGCTCTCAGGATGGCTCCTGACCATGAGAAGGCTTGCATTGCTTGCAGA AATGCCAAAGCacttaaagcaaagaaagaagatggGAATAGAGCATTTAAGGAAGGAAATTACAAGCTAGCATATGAACTGTACACAGAAGCCCTGGGAATAGACCCcaacaatataaaaacaaatgctaAACTCTACTGTAATCGGGGCACAGTTAACTCCAAG CTTAGGAAACTAGATGATGCAATAGAAGACTGCACTCAGGCAGTGAAGCTTGATGATTCTTACATAAAAGCCTACTTAAGAAGAGCTCAGTG TTACATGGACACAGAGCAGTATGAAGAAGCAGTACGGGACTATGAAAAAGTATATCAGACGGAGAAAACAAAAG AACACAAACAACTCCTTAAAAATGCACAGCTGGAACTGAAGAAGAGTAAGAGGAAAGATTACTATAAGATTCTAGGAGTGGACAAGAATGCCTCTGAGGATGAGATCAAGAAAGCTTACCGGAAACGAGCCTTGATGCATCATCCAG ATCGGCACAGTGGTGCCAGTGCTGAGgtacagaaggaggaggagaagaagttcAAGGAAGTTGGAGAGGCCTTTACCATCCTCTCTGACCCCAAGAAAAAAACTCGTTATGACAGTGGACAGGACCTGGATGAGGAGGGCATGAATATGGGTG ATTTCGATGCAAACAATATCTTCAAGGCATTctttggtggtcctgggggcttcaGCTTTGAAG catctGGTCCagggaatttcttttttcagtttggcTAA
- the Dnajc7 gene encoding dnaJ homolog subfamily C member 7 isoform X1: MAAAAECDVVMAAAEPSELLEDEEVKREAESFKEQGNAYYAKRDYNEAYNYYTKAIDMCPKNASYYGNRAATLIMLGRFREALGDAQQSVRLDDSFVRGHLREGKCHLSLGNAMAACRSFQRALELDHKNAQAQQEFKNANAVMEYEKIAETDFEKRDFRKVVFCMDRALEFAPACHRFKILKAECLAMLGRYPEAQSVASDILRMDSTNADALYVRGLCLYYEDCIEKAVQFFVQALRMAPDHEKACIACRNAKALKAKKEDGNRAFKEGNYKLAYELYTEALGIDPNNIKTNAKLYCNRGTVNSKLRKLDDAIEDCTQAVKLDDSYIKAYLRRAQCYMDTEQYEEAVRDYEKVYQTEKTKEHKQLLKNAQLELKKSKRKDYYKILGVDKNASEDEIKKAYRKRALMHHPDRHSGASAEVQKEEEKKFKEVGEAFTILSDPKKKTRYDSGQDLDEEGMNMGDFDANNIFKAFFGGPGGFSFEASGPGNFFFQFG, from the exons ATGGCGGCGGCCGCGGAGTGCGATGTGGTAATGGCGGCGGCCGAGCCCTCTGAGCTGCTTGAGGacgaagaagtgaagag gGAAGCAGAGTCCTTCAAGGAACAAGGAAATGCATACTATGCCAAGAGAGATTATAATGAAGCTTATAACTATTATACAAAAGCCATAG ATATGTGTCCTAAAAATGCTAGCTATTATGGTAATCGAGCAGCCACGTTGATAATGCTGGGAAGGTTTCGGGAGGCTCTTGGAGATGCCCAACAGTCAGTGAGACTGGATGACAGCTTTGTTCGG GGACATTTACGAGAAGGCAAGTGTCACTTGTCACTAGGGAATGCCATGGCAGCATGTCGCAGTTTCCAGAGAGCCCTAGAACTGGATCACAAAAATGCCCAGGCACAACAGGAG TTCAAGAATGCTAATGCAGTCATGGAATATGAGAAAATAGCAGAAACAGATTTTGAAAAGCGAGATTTTCGGAAG gTTGTTTTCTGCATGGACCGTGCCCTAGAATTTGCCCCTGCCTGCCATCGCTTCAAAATCCTCAAAGCAGAATGTTTAGCCATGCTGGGTCGATATCCAGAAGCACAGTCTGTGGCCAG TGACATTTTACGAATGGATTCCACCAATGCGGATGCTCTATATGTACGAGGTCTTTGCCTTTATTATGAAGATTGTATTGAGAAGGCAGTTCAGTTTTTTGTACAGGCTCTCAGGATGGCTCCTGACCATGAGAAGGCTTGCATTGCTTGCAGA AATGCCAAAGCacttaaagcaaagaaagaagatggGAATAGAGCATTTAAGGAAGGAAATTACAAGCTAGCATATGAACTGTACACAGAAGCCCTGGGAATAGACCCcaacaatataaaaacaaatgctaAACTCTACTGTAATCGGGGCACAGTTAACTCCAAG CTTAGGAAACTAGATGATGCAATAGAAGACTGCACTCAGGCAGTGAAGCTTGATGATTCTTACATAAAAGCCTACTTAAGAAGAGCTCAGTG TTACATGGACACAGAGCAGTATGAAGAAGCAGTACGGGACTATGAAAAAGTATATCAGACGGAGAAAACAAAAG AACACAAACAACTCCTTAAAAATGCACAGCTGGAACTGAAGAAGAGTAAGAGGAAAGATTACTATAAGATTCTAGGAGTGGACAAGAATGCCTCTGAGGATGAGATCAAGAAAGCTTACCGGAAACGAGCCTTGATGCATCATCCAG ATCGGCACAGTGGTGCCAGTGCTGAGgtacagaaggaggaggagaagaagttcAAGGAAGTTGGAGAGGCCTTTACCATCCTCTCTGACCCCAAGAAAAAAACTCGTTATGACAGTGGACAGGACCTGGATGAGGAGGGCATGAATATGGGTG ATTTCGATGCAAACAATATCTTCAAGGCATTctttggtggtcctgggggcttcaGCTTTGAAG catctGGTCCagggaatttcttttttcagtttggcTAA
- the Nkiras2 gene encoding NF-kappa-B inhibitor-interacting Ras-like protein 2 — MGKSCKVVVCGQASVGKTSILEQLLYGNHVVGSEMIETQEDIYVGSIETDRGVREQVRFYDTRGLRDGAELPRHCFSCTDGYVLVYSTDSRESFQRVELLKKEIDKSKDKKEVTIVVLGNKCDLQEQRRVDPDVAQHWAKSEKVKLWEVSVADRRSLLEPFVYLASKMTQPQSKSAFPLSRKNKGSGSLDG, encoded by the exons ATGGGGAAGAGCTGCAAGGTGGTTGTGTGTGGCCAAGCATCTGTGGGCAAAACTTCAATCTTGGAGCAGCTTCTGTACGGGAACCATGTAGTAG GTTCTGAGATGATTGAGACCCAGGAGGATATCTACGTGGGCTCCATCGAGACAGACCGGGGAGTACGCGAGCAGGTGCGTTTCTATGACACCCGGGGACTTCGAGACGGGGCTGAGCTGCCCCGGCACTGCTTCTCCTGCACCGATGGCTACGTCCTGGTCTACAGCACAGACAGCCGAGAGTCCTTCCAGCGTGTGGAGTTGCTCAAGAAGGAGATTGACAAATCCAAGGACAAGAAGGAG GTTACCATCGTGGTCCTTGGCAATAAGTGTGACTTGCAGGAGCAGCGACGTGTAGACCCAGATGTGGCTCAGCATTGGGCCAAGTCAGAGAAGGTGAAGCTGTGGGAGGTTTCAGTGGCTGACCGCCGTTCCCTCTTGGAGCCCTTCGTCTACCTGGCCAGCAAGATGACCCAACCCCAGAGCAAGTCTGCCTTTCCCCTCAGCCGCAAGAACAAGGGCAGTGGCTCCTTGGATGGCTGA